The Gimibacter soli genome includes a region encoding these proteins:
- the glnA gene encoding type I glutamate--ammonia ligase, with translation MSKYTNLSVQDFLKLVKETESDWIDLRFTDPRGKWQHLTMCADVVDEDMLTDGFMFDGSSISGWKAINESDMVLKPDLNAVTIDPFFADSTIILFCDVLDPITGQPYGRDPRSTAKKAEEYLKFSGIGDTAFFGPEPEFFVFDDVRFKVGYNGASYEIDDIEGPYNSDRKYEEGNMGHRPRAKGGYFPVPPVDACQDLRGEMVKVLTEMGLKMDKHHHEVATAQHELGVVFSTLVQTADNVQIYKYGVQQTAHTYGKTATFMPKPIAMDNGSGMHTHQSIWKDGKPLFAGNGYADLSETALYYIGGIIKHAKAINAFTNPTTNSYKRLTPGFEAPVLLAYSARNRSASCRIPFATSPKGKRVEIRFPDPLANPYLAFAAMLMAGIDGIVNKIHPGDAMDKDLYALPPEELAGVPTVAGSLREALNCLDADRDFLKRGDVFNDDQIDAYMELKWEEVHRMELTPHPVEFDMYYSS, from the coding sequence ATGTCGAAATATACGAACCTTAGTGTTCAGGACTTTCTGAAGCTTGTGAAGGAAACCGAGTCCGACTGGATCGACCTTCGCTTCACCGACCCGCGCGGCAAGTGGCAGCACCTGACGATGTGCGCCGATGTCGTGGACGAGGACATGCTGACCGACGGCTTCATGTTCGACGGTTCGTCGATCTCGGGCTGGAAAGCCATCAACGAGTCCGACATGGTGCTGAAGCCTGACCTCAATGCCGTCACCATCGACCCCTTCTTCGCTGACAGCACGATCATCCTCTTCTGCGACGTTCTCGACCCGATCACCGGCCAGCCCTATGGCCGTGACCCGCGCTCGACCGCGAAGAAAGCTGAAGAATATCTGAAGTTCTCGGGTATCGGCGACACCGCCTTCTTCGGCCCCGAGCCCGAATTCTTCGTGTTCGACGACGTTCGCTTCAAGGTTGGCTACAACGGCGCTTCCTACGAGATCGACGATATCGAAGGCCCGTACAACAGCGACCGCAAGTATGAAGAAGGCAACATGGGCCACCGCCCGCGTGCCAAGGGCGGCTATTTCCCGGTTCCGCCGGTTGATGCCTGCCAGGACCTGCGCGGCGAGATGGTGAAGGTCCTCACCGAGATGGGCCTGAAGATGGACAAGCACCACCACGAAGTGGCAACCGCCCAGCACGAGCTCGGCGTGGTCTTCTCGACCCTCGTCCAGACTGCCGACAACGTGCAGATCTACAAATATGGTGTGCAGCAAACCGCCCATACCTACGGCAAAACGGCAACCTTCATGCCTAAGCCGATCGCCATGGACAACGGTTCGGGCATGCATACCCACCAGTCGATCTGGAAAGATGGCAAGCCGCTCTTCGCCGGCAATGGTTATGCTGACCTCTCTGAAACCGCTCTCTACTATATCGGCGGGATCATCAAGCACGCGAAGGCCATCAACGCCTTCACGAACCCGACCACCAACAGCTACAAGCGCCTGACCCCGGGCTTCGAAGCACCGGTTCTGCTCGCCTACTCGGCGCGCAACCGTTCGGCTTCGTGCCGTATCCCGTTCGCGACGAGCCCCAAAGGCAAGCGCGTCGAGATCCGCTTCCCGGATCCGCTTGCCAACCCGTACCTCGCCTTCGCAGCCATGCTGATGGCTGGTATCGACGGTATCGTGAACAAGATCCATCCGGGCGACGCCATGGACAAGGACCTGTACGCGCTGCCGCCGGAAGAACTGGCCGGTGTGCCGACCGTGGCGGGCTCGCTGCGTGAAGCGCTCAACTGCCTTGACGCCGACCGCGACTTCCTGAAGCGCGGCGACGTGTTCAACGACGACCAGATCGATGCCTACATGGAACTGAAGTGGGAAGAAGTGCACCGCATGGAACTGACCCCGCATCCGGTAGAGTTCGACATGTACTACAGCTCGTAA
- a CDS encoding amidohydrolase, whose product MRYVTKTFGAGVALAALLVAGCGEKAGDNDAAKGPVADRVIVGATIYTVDGDNRVADAMAVREGKILYVGDRAGAQAYVGDGTQVDVLDGKVIFPGFTDTHAHVASGGEELNGLSLTGVGSVEEIIAKVKAYADAHPDLDIIVGRGWDLTLFPGANPSKDLLDAIVPDRPVYLEGADGHNGWANSKAFEAAGITKDTPDPAKGSFARLADGTPSGALREEANGAISALLPAPTKDGVMGDIRRGMAFQNMQGMTAMVDASVTDSIYNEAFLDLAKDPALPLRMKLSFLPGKTWEDSFTTMETVDEHVAAVVKRRDAFRAVNAGRVDGDGIKIFVDGVAENFTAAVIEPYVNIPDGHDHHGVMNLTPEALTAFVTGVDKEGFNVLFHSLGDQAVRSALDAVENAEKVNGPRDRRHHLSHLEFVDPADIPRFKEIGAVANLQALWHFADTYITDLTLPHIKEDRQRWIYPAKSFKDAGVKLSWGSDWPVSTSDPFDSIEVAVTRQDPRDATSTPFIPEEALTVDDMIHALTINGAWIMGQDTVRGSLEEGKLADYIVVTADPYKVAPADISEIEVLETVVEGVTVYTKSN is encoded by the coding sequence ATGCGGTATGTGACGAAGACTTTCGGTGCGGGCGTGGCGCTCGCAGCCCTTCTGGTGGCCGGTTGCGGCGAGAAGGCGGGCGACAATGACGCAGCGAAAGGCCCGGTCGCCGACCGGGTGATCGTCGGCGCCACTATCTACACGGTTGACGGTGACAATCGCGTTGCCGATGCGATGGCTGTGCGGGAAGGCAAAATCCTTTATGTCGGCGACCGCGCCGGCGCGCAGGCCTATGTGGGCGATGGCACGCAGGTTGACGTGCTGGACGGCAAGGTCATCTTCCCCGGTTTCACCGATACCCACGCTCATGTGGCTTCGGGCGGCGAGGAACTGAACGGCCTGTCGCTCACCGGCGTTGGCTCGGTTGAAGAGATCATCGCCAAGGTCAAGGCCTATGCCGATGCGCACCCGGACCTTGATATCATCGTCGGCCGTGGCTGGGACCTAACCCTGTTCCCCGGCGCCAACCCCTCGAAAGACCTTCTGGACGCCATCGTGCCGGACCGCCCGGTTTATCTTGAAGGCGCTGACGGCCATAACGGCTGGGCCAACTCGAAAGCGTTTGAAGCCGCCGGTATCACCAAGGATACGCCGGACCCGGCCAAGGGCAGCTTCGCCCGCCTTGCCGACGGTACGCCTTCGGGTGCGCTGCGCGAGGAAGCAAACGGTGCCATCTCGGCCCTGTTGCCCGCGCCGACGAAAGACGGTGTGATGGGCGATATCCGCCGCGGCATGGCCTTCCAGAATATGCAGGGCATGACAGCGATGGTGGACGCATCCGTCACCGACAGCATTTATAACGAGGCTTTCCTTGATCTCGCCAAAGACCCCGCGCTGCCGCTCCGCATGAAGCTCTCCTTCCTGCCGGGCAAGACGTGGGAAGACAGCTTCACGACCATGGAAACCGTTGACGAGCATGTCGCCGCCGTGGTGAAGCGCCGTGACGCGTTCCGCGCTGTGAATGCGGGCCGCGTGGACGGCGACGGCATCAAGATTTTCGTCGATGGTGTGGCGGAAAACTTCACCGCTGCGGTTATCGAGCCCTATGTGAATATCCCGGACGGCCATGATCATCACGGTGTGATGAACCTGACGCCCGAAGCCCTGACAGCATTCGTGACCGGTGTGGACAAGGAAGGCTTCAATGTCCTTTTCCACTCACTCGGCGATCAGGCCGTGCGGTCGGCCCTTGATGCGGTCGAGAATGCGGAAAAGGTGAACGGCCCGCGTGACCGCCGCCATCATCTGTCGCACCTTGAGTTCGTCGATCCCGCCGATATCCCGCGCTTCAAGGAAATCGGTGCGGTCGCCAACCTGCAGGCCCTGTGGCACTTTGCCGATACCTATATTACCGACCTGACCCTGCCGCATATCAAGGAGGATCGTCAGCGCTGGATCTATCCGGCCAAGAGCTTCAAGGATGCAGGCGTGAAGCTTTCGTGGGGCAGCGACTGGCCGGTTTCAACCTCCGACCCGTTCGACAGCATCGAAGTTGCCGTTACCCGGCAGGATCCGCGCGATGCCACCAGCACGCCTTTCATCCCGGAAGAGGCCCTGACGGTGGACGACATGATCCATGCGCTGACCATCAATGGTGCCTGGATCATGGGGCAGGATACGGTGCGTGGCAGCCTCGAGGAAGGCAAGCTCGCCGATTATATCGTCGTGACCGCCGACCCCTATAAGGTCGCCCCCGCCGATATTTCGGAAATCGAGGTGCTGGAAACCGTTGTGGAAGGTGTTACGGTTTACACGAAATCGAACTGA
- a CDS encoding P-II family nitrogen regulator, with protein sequence MKKIEAIIKPFKLDEVKEALHDIGISGITVLEAKGFGRQKGHTELYRGAEYVVDFVPKVKIELIVEDTQAARAVEAIQSAAHTGRIGDGKIFVSTIEDAIRIRTGETGLDAI encoded by the coding sequence ATGAAAAAAATCGAAGCTATCATTAAGCCCTTCAAACTCGATGAGGTGAAGGAAGCGCTGCATGATATCGGCATTTCCGGCATCACCGTCCTTGAAGCCAAGGGCTTCGGTCGCCAGAAGGGCCATACAGAACTTTATCGCGGCGCCGAATATGTGGTCGATTTTGTGCCCAAGGTCAAAATCGAGCTCATTGTAGAAGACACCCAGGCCGCGCGGGCTGTGGAAGCGATCCAGTCTGCTGCGCATACGGGCCGTATCGGCGACGGCAAGATTTTTGTTTCAACGATCGAGGATGCGATTCGTATCCGTACCGGCGAAACCGGCCTCGACGCCATTTAA
- the hemN gene encoding oxygen-independent coproporphyrinogen III oxidase produces MPQTIDPIFQNFRHYNTARVPRYTSYPTAVQFHDGITADDQQRWLMEVGPDQSLSLYFHIPFCQQLCWYCGCNTTVTQNTGRMTRNTRALVMEIERVADLLPPKMAVRHLHFGGGTPTWLPMSDMAALVALVRKRFNLLPDAELAIEIDPRTMSRQKAGALAVMGFNRASLGVQDFNPAVQALINRIQPPQMVADCITWLRDAGIDAISMDLIYGLPGQTTEGLVETVRQAVRMKPQRVALFGYAHLPSRLKHQRMIANDALPGAEARQDAAEAAAAALVAAGYDAIGFDHFALLEDTLAVAAREGHLRRNFQGYTNDPADVLIGFGASAISELPGGYIQNSAHIGQYEAAIEAGGLAGDRGVAITADDRLRRAVIEALLCQFTADVGAICKAQGRAETALDSEILRLTPLRADGLCSVKGRTVTIPPVARNHARVVAATFDAYLVPEAARHSVAV; encoded by the coding sequence ATGCCCCAGACTATCGACCCCATTTTTCAGAACTTCCGCCACTATAATACCGCGCGCGTGCCCCGCTACACGAGCTACCCGACGGCTGTGCAGTTCCATGACGGCATCACGGCTGACGACCAGCAGCGGTGGCTGATGGAAGTCGGGCCAGACCAGAGCCTTTCCCTCTATTTCCACATTCCTTTCTGCCAACAGCTTTGCTGGTATTGCGGCTGCAACACGACGGTGACGCAGAACACGGGCCGCATGACCCGCAACACGCGTGCGCTGGTGATGGAAATTGAAAGGGTCGCGGACCTTCTGCCGCCGAAAATGGCGGTGCGGCACCTGCATTTCGGGGGCGGCACGCCGACATGGTTGCCGATGAGCGACATGGCAGCACTCGTCGCCCTCGTGCGCAAGCGCTTCAACCTGTTGCCGGATGCCGAGCTTGCCATCGAGATCGATCCCCGCACCATGTCGCGGCAAAAGGCCGGGGCACTTGCCGTGATGGGCTTCAACCGCGCAAGCCTTGGCGTGCAGGATTTCAATCCGGCTGTTCAGGCGCTGATCAATCGTATCCAGCCACCGCAGATGGTGGCTGATTGCATCACCTGGCTGCGCGACGCCGGGATCGATGCGATCAGTATGGACCTGATTTATGGCCTGCCGGGGCAAACCACCGAGGGACTGGTTGAAACCGTGCGTCAGGCTGTGCGCATGAAGCCGCAGCGCGTGGCGCTTTTCGGCTATGCGCACCTGCCATCGCGGCTGAAACACCAGCGCATGATCGCGAACGATGCATTGCCCGGCGCCGAAGCGCGGCAAGATGCTGCCGAGGCCGCCGCCGCCGCACTGGTCGCCGCAGGCTATGATGCCATCGGCTTCGATCACTTTGCGCTGCTTGAGGACACATTGGCCGTTGCCGCGCGAGAAGGACACCTGCGCCGCAATTTCCAGGGCTATACAAACGACCCGGCCGATGTGCTGATCGGCTTTGGCGCTTCGGCGATCAGTGAACTGCCGGGCGGATACATCCAGAACAGTGCCCACATTGGCCAGTATGAAGCGGCGATTGAGGCGGGCGGCCTTGCCGGTGATCGCGGCGTGGCGATCACGGCGGATGACCGATTGCGCCGGGCGGTGATCGAGGCGCTCCTTTGCCAGTTCACGGCGGATGTCGGTGCGATCTGCAAGGCGCAGGGCCGGGCCGAAACAGCCCTTGATTCCGAAATCCTGCGGCTGACGCCCTTGCGCGCCGACGGGCTTTGCAGTGTGAAGGGCCGCACGGTGACCATCCCGCCCGTCGCCCGCAACCATGCCCGCGTCGTTGCCGCCACGTTCGATGCTTACCTTGTGCCGGAAGCGGCAAGACATAGCGTTGCAGTCTGA
- a CDS encoding dipeptidase: MKKLALGLAALFSIVLIAVLALGPEYADKSINRVVQGRQPVTVTAEAKALNDRLTIMDWHADTLLWDARRNMLRSHDYGHVDVPKLKAGNIALQMFTTVTKSPEGQNYEENDADSDTITLLAKIQRWPLRTWDSLLERALFQAQLLAQRVDESGGDMIFVRSRDDLEAVLTARSDGRRVIGALLGTEGLHPLEGELENLDKMEAVGFRMFGLTHFFDNELGGSLHGKTKAGLTDFGRAVVQKLTADGMIIDLAHASEQMAWDTLAISDGPFVVSHTGFKGHCETQRNFPDDLMKAIVAKGGLIAVGAWDEVTCARTVESVAASIRYGVTLVGEDNVVLGSDWDGATEAIFTADQMAELTAALLDVGLTPSQIEKVMGGNSVAFLRKALR; encoded by the coding sequence ATGAAGAAACTGGCGCTTGGCCTCGCGGCCCTTTTTTCGATTGTCCTGATTGCCGTGCTCGCGCTCGGTCCTGAATATGCCGACAAAAGCATTAACCGGGTGGTGCAGGGGCGCCAGCCGGTGACGGTGACGGCAGAGGCGAAAGCGCTGAACGACCGGCTCACCATCATGGACTGGCATGCCGATACGCTTCTGTGGGATGCGCGGCGCAACATGCTGCGCTCCCACGATTATGGCCATGTGGATGTGCCGAAGCTGAAGGCCGGCAACATCGCGCTGCAGATGTTCACCACCGTCACTAAATCTCCCGAAGGCCAGAATTACGAGGAGAACGACGCTGACAGCGACACGATCACGCTGCTCGCCAAAATCCAGCGTTGGCCGCTCCGCACCTGGGACAGCCTGCTGGAGCGCGCTCTTTTCCAGGCGCAGCTTCTGGCACAGCGGGTGGATGAAAGCGGTGGCGACATGATTTTCGTGCGGAGCCGGGACGACCTTGAAGCCGTGCTGACCGCACGTAGCGACGGCCGCCGCGTGATCGGCGCGCTTCTCGGCACCGAAGGCCTGCATCCGCTGGAAGGCGAGCTTGAAAATCTGGACAAGATGGAAGCCGTGGGCTTCCGCATGTTCGGCCTCACCCACTTTTTCGATAACGAACTTGGTGGGTCGTTGCACGGCAAAACCAAAGCCGGGCTCACCGATTTCGGCCGCGCCGTGGTGCAGAAACTGACAGCAGACGGCATGATCATTGATCTCGCCCACGCCAGCGAACAGATGGCGTGGGATACGCTTGCGATCTCGGACGGTCCTTTCGTTGTTTCCCACACCGGCTTCAAGGGCCACTGCGAGACCCAGCGCAATTTCCCCGATGACCTGATGAAAGCCATCGTCGCCAAGGGCGGCCTGATTGCAGTGGGCGCGTGGGACGAGGTGACCTGCGCCCGCACGGTGGAATCCGTGGCTGCGTCCATCCGCTACGGGGTCACTCTGGTGGGCGAGGACAATGTCGTCCTCGGCTCCGACTGGGACGGCGCCACCGAAGCCATCTTCACCGCCGACCAGATGGCCGAACTCACCGCCGCCCTGCTGGACGTGGGCCTCACCCCCTCCCAGATCGAAAAGGTGATGGGCGGGAACAGCGTGGCTTTCCTGCGGAAGGCGTTGAGGTAG
- a CDS encoding rhodanese-like domain-containing protein — translation MSIRSLRRPFLCSLLMLFLSGCLLESFRLPEDYRAANIGAVLPWDAATLFAEDGGQGLYLRFVPVGKTSYALEQVATDPKSGDAAMTVLTAHLNPLGGDWYALHWVSHDRTSQGYNLLHVGKDLLRVVVPAGAMQRIAETAATYGGKAEVAGSDIGISGMEERQVLALLGVAKNFAGYSFRNFRHADAYPADVASKAYASIVEPVMRLKPADFGGSAGLYRMTRYFFALAEEERAVGYYALARFAASGWGLTRDEAFADDMAAKAVAGGVAQATTVRGYLRLFGRTTPADYPAAVDFLRAGMAAGESRAPAYLGFAYRNELGVDYDEAEAIRLYEAGAARADPFALTERADMMIADPGRSRNKARIIELLERAAAHDSLHAMYMLGEVYEWEPETWPKAVGWYRRAAFGGHAEAQAAYGRMLDMGIGGTPDPAAARHWIRLAAVGGSETAADEMVLNDWSPLVTMPGAGAVPPKLHLYELQDWGVPADARDKPDYRESPQTPLVAPGARTIATYQLKALIDEGGRPLLIDVNRTAQHGRMPGAVIKPDLGYWPSDGRLVSAALEGLTSGDRTRPLVFFCAGSECWYSWFAARAAVELGYEDVLWYRGGISSWRAAGHAVTDIPKSE, via the coding sequence ATGTCCATTCGTTCCCTCAGGCGGCCATTTCTTTGTTCATTGTTGATGTTGTTCCTGTCGGGCTGCCTGCTTGAAAGCTTCCGTCTGCCGGAAGACTATCGTGCTGCCAACATCGGGGCTGTGCTGCCCTGGGATGCCGCAACGCTGTTTGCCGAAGATGGCGGGCAGGGCCTTTATCTGCGTTTTGTGCCGGTCGGGAAGACTTCCTACGCGCTGGAGCAGGTGGCGACCGACCCGAAATCCGGCGATGCCGCCATGACGGTGCTGACCGCCCACCTCAATCCCCTTGGCGGGGACTGGTATGCGCTGCACTGGGTGAGCCACGACCGCACTTCGCAGGGCTATAACCTGCTGCATGTGGGCAAGGATTTGCTGCGTGTCGTGGTGCCTGCGGGCGCCATGCAACGGATTGCTGAAACTGCGGCCACGTACGGTGGCAAGGCGGAGGTTGCAGGGAGCGACATCGGCATCAGCGGCATGGAGGAGCGGCAGGTGCTTGCCCTTCTCGGGGTAGCCAAAAACTTCGCCGGCTACAGCTTCCGAAACTTCAGGCACGCCGATGCTTACCCGGCAGATGTGGCCAGCAAAGCCTATGCCTCGATCGTCGAACCCGTCATGCGGCTGAAGCCGGCGGACTTTGGCGGCAGTGCCGGGCTTTACCGGATGACCCGCTATTTCTTTGCACTCGCCGAAGAGGAAAGGGCAGTCGGCTATTATGCACTCGCCCGTTTCGCAGCAAGCGGCTGGGGCCTCACCCGCGACGAGGCGTTCGCCGATGACATGGCCGCGAAGGCGGTGGCGGGCGGTGTGGCACAAGCAACAACCGTTCGCGGTTATCTGCGTCTGTTTGGCCGAACGACGCCTGCAGACTATCCCGCAGCGGTCGACTTTTTGCGGGCGGGGATGGCTGCGGGCGAAAGCCGGGCACCCGCCTATCTGGGCTTCGCTTACCGGAACGAGCTTGGCGTCGACTATGACGAGGCAGAGGCAATCCGCCTTTATGAGGCGGGCGCCGCGCGCGCGGACCCGTTTGCCTTGACCGAGCGGGCCGACATGATGATTGCCGACCCTGGCCGCAGCCGGAACAAGGCACGCATAATCGAACTGCTGGAACGCGCGGCAGCGCACGACAGTCTTCATGCCATGTATATGCTTGGCGAGGTTTACGAGTGGGAGCCGGAAACATGGCCGAAGGCAGTGGGCTGGTATCGCCGTGCGGCATTCGGCGGCCATGCGGAGGCGCAGGCCGCTTACGGACGAATGCTCGATATGGGGATCGGGGGAACGCCTGATCCCGCAGCCGCACGCCACTGGATACGGCTCGCGGCAGTAGGGGGCAGCGAGACAGCGGCGGATGAAATGGTGCTGAATGACTGGTCGCCGCTTGTCACGATGCCGGGCGCCGGTGCTGTGCCGCCGAAACTTCATCTTTACGAGCTTCAGGACTGGGGCGTGCCTGCCGACGCGCGTGACAAGCCCGACTACCGGGAAAGCCCGCAAACCCCGCTCGTCGCGCCGGGGGCGCGCACCATCGCGACCTATCAGCTGAAAGCGTTGATTGATGAGGGCGGACGTCCATTGCTCATCGATGTCAACCGGACGGCCCAGCACGGGCGGATGCCGGGCGCCGTTATCAAACCAGACCTTGGCTATTGGCCATCGGATGGGCGGCTGGTCTCGGCTGCCCTTGAGGGCCTGACAAGCGGTGACCGCACCCGGCCGCTGGTCTTTTTCTGTGCCGGTTCCGAATGCTGGTACAGCTGGTTTGCCGCGCGCGCGGCGGTCGAGCTCGGGTACGAGGACGTTCTTTGGTATCGCGGCGGGATTTCTTCGTGGCGGGCGGCAGGACACGCGGTCACAGACATCCCGAAATCGGAATGA
- a CDS encoding NAD(P)H-hydrate dehydratase: MSVTVSWKAAGHALVSPSEMAKADRLAVEGGVPSADLMEAAGRAVADLAAETMSARRASGPIVVLAGPGNNGGDGFVSARYLREWGFDCAVMPLGDPAALKGDAALMRDRFDGPVIEAAPDALADAAMIIDALFGAGLNKPLEGMAAELVDAANESRAIRIAVDLPSGLCGATGRVSGSCFRADATVTFFAPKPGHILAPGRFLCGGQDHLHVADIGIKDAILAKTGANTYLNDPGLWGLDYPHAGPTSHKYVRGHLLVLGGREPALGACRLASIAALRVGGGLVTLAAPSETYPIQAGALTDVLVRRIDSNFGFLGILADPRIAVTLLGPGAGIGEKTAELAIRALESGRNVVLDADALSSFAGRLDALAVQNKADVVLTPHEGEFARLFSDLDPNEDRLGAARKAAKRVGGIVVLKGVSTVIAAPDGRAAINANAPAWLSVGGTGDVLSGMIAGLMVQGMPAFEAACAAVWLHGEAAMGIGPGMIASDLLDAIPSVLP, from the coding sequence TTGAGTGTAACGGTTTCCTGGAAGGCGGCGGGCCATGCCCTGGTGTCGCCAAGCGAGATGGCTAAAGCCGACCGGTTGGCGGTCGAAGGCGGGGTTCCGAGTGCTGATCTGATGGAAGCGGCGGGCCGCGCCGTTGCCGATCTCGCAGCCGAAACCATGAGCGCAAGACGCGCCTCAGGCCCCATCGTTGTCCTTGCCGGCCCCGGCAATAATGGCGGCGATGGCTTTGTTTCTGCACGATATTTGCGCGAATGGGGATTCGACTGCGCGGTCATGCCGCTCGGTGATCCGGCAGCCCTGAAGGGTGACGCCGCGCTGATGCGCGACCGGTTCGATGGCCCGGTGATCGAGGCGGCCCCCGATGCGCTTGCCGATGCTGCCATGATCATCGACGCCCTGTTCGGGGCAGGTCTCAACAAGCCTCTCGAAGGGATGGCTGCCGAGCTTGTCGACGCGGCGAACGAGTCGCGGGCGATTCGCATCGCGGTCGATTTGCCGAGCGGCCTCTGTGGCGCCACGGGCCGGGTAAGCGGTTCCTGCTTCCGTGCTGACGCCACTGTCACCTTCTTTGCGCCGAAGCCGGGGCACATTCTCGCACCCGGTCGTTTCCTCTGCGGCGGGCAGGATCACCTGCATGTGGCGGATATCGGCATCAAGGATGCCATCCTCGCGAAAACCGGCGCCAATACCTATTTGAATGACCCTGGCCTTTGGGGCCTTGATTATCCGCACGCGGGGCCGACCTCGCATAAATATGTGCGCGGGCATCTTCTGGTGCTTGGCGGGCGCGAACCCGCGCTCGGTGCCTGTAGGCTGGCGAGCATCGCGGCCCTTCGGGTGGGCGGCGGCCTTGTGACGCTGGCAGCCCCCAGCGAAACCTATCCCATCCAGGCCGGCGCGCTGACCGATGTGTTGGTGCGCCGTATTGATTCCAACTTCGGCTTCCTTGGCATTCTGGCCGACCCGCGCATTGCGGTAACCCTGTTGGGGCCGGGTGCCGGTATCGGCGAGAAAACGGCGGAGCTTGCGATCCGTGCGCTCGAATCCGGGCGCAATGTGGTGCTTGATGCCGATGCGCTGTCCTCCTTCGCCGGGCGGCTTGATGCGCTCGCCGTGCAAAACAAGGCCGACGTGGTACTGACCCCGCATGAGGGCGAGTTCGCTCGACTGTTCAGTGATCTGGACCCGAACGAAGACCGGCTGGGTGCAGCCCGCAAGGCGGCGAAGCGGGTAGGGGGCATTGTCGTTCTTAAAGGGGTGTCGACTGTGATCGCGGCGCCGGACGGGCGCGCAGCCATCAATGCGAACGCGCCGGCATGGCTTTCGGTTGGCGGCACGGGGGACGTGCTTTCCGGCATGATCGCGGGCCTGATGGTGCAAGGAATGCCTGCGTTTGAAGCAGCTTGCGCGGCGGTGTGGCTGCACGGTGAAGCGGCCATGGGGATAGGCCCCGGCATGATCGCTTCGGACCTTCTGGACGCCATTCCTTCCGTTCTTCCCTGA
- a CDS encoding DUF1476 domain-containing protein, whose product MTTFDSREKAFEDKFAHDEALLFKARARRNRLLGEWLAAEMGLSGDAVKEYAGDVVASDLEEEGDGDVIRKVMADIAAKGLDISQHRIEKRLDELFDEAKRQIMSES is encoded by the coding sequence ATGACCACGTTCGACAGCCGCGAAAAGGCCTTTGAAGACAAGTTCGCCCACGATGAGGCGCTGCTGTTCAAGGCGCGGGCTCGCCGTAATCGCCTGCTTGGCGAATGGCTGGCCGCCGAGATGGGCCTTTCGGGCGACGCCGTGAAAGAATATGCCGGTGATGTGGTCGCCTCCGACCTTGAAGAAGAAGGTGACGGCGACGTGATCCGCAAGGTGATGGCCGATATCGCTGCCAAGGGCCTCGATATCTCGCAGCACCGCATTGAAAAGCGCCTCGACGAGCTGTTCGACGAAGCCAAGCGTCAGATCATGTCCGAATCCTGA